From the genome of Candidatus Methylopumilus turicensis, one region includes:
- a CDS encoding Y-family DNA polymerase produces the protein MENHHFLNAQRTIALIDVNNFYVSCERSFNPTLKSRPVVVLSNNDGCVISRSNEAKALGIKMGAPWFKCQDLVKKHQITGLSSNYALYADMSNRVMTILSDFSPNQEVYSIDECFLDLTGFEKKNLVEYGQQMRARILKWTGLPVCVGVGSTKTLAKLANHIAKKQAQFNGVCDLNQLSEGALKDVFSLLDVGEVWGVGRKLAIKLKALGIHTVLDLKQADSEYLRQQFSVVMEKTVRELNGTACMALEEIVPPRKQILSSRSFGHPVRDFNSLAESITLYMSRAAEKLRSQQSLANVVQVYIRTSPFKLDEPQYGNGITIPLPTPTDDTRQLVKIALWALKRLYQPNFNYAKAGVCLGELIPRASAQFDLFASGQSSSRSTKLMSTMDCINAKMGRESIKLASEGFARPWKMKQGNKSPNYTTHWDQIPIASKN, from the coding sequence ATGGAAAATCACCATTTTTTAAATGCTCAGCGCACTATTGCACTGATTGATGTCAATAATTTTTATGTCAGTTGTGAGCGCTCATTTAACCCAACTCTGAAATCACGGCCGGTGGTTGTGCTATCTAATAACGATGGCTGTGTCATCTCTCGAAGTAATGAAGCGAAAGCGCTAGGCATTAAGATGGGAGCGCCTTGGTTCAAATGCCAAGATCTCGTCAAAAAACATCAGATAACCGGATTGTCGAGTAATTATGCTTTGTATGCAGACATGAGTAACCGTGTCATGACCATCCTCAGTGACTTTAGTCCGAATCAAGAAGTCTATTCAATTGATGAATGTTTTTTGGATCTCACAGGGTTTGAGAAAAAAAACTTAGTGGAATACGGCCAGCAAATGCGCGCGCGCATTTTGAAATGGACAGGTTTGCCTGTTTGCGTTGGGGTTGGATCAACTAAAACACTCGCTAAACTAGCTAATCATATTGCTAAGAAGCAAGCGCAGTTTAATGGAGTTTGTGATTTGAACCAGCTAAGCGAGGGAGCATTAAAGGACGTGTTTAGTCTGCTCGATGTGGGTGAAGTATGGGGAGTCGGGCGAAAGTTAGCCATCAAACTTAAGGCGCTAGGCATTCATACCGTATTGGATTTGAAGCAAGCAGATTCAGAGTATTTGAGACAACAGTTTAGTGTGGTCATGGAAAAAACGGTGCGTGAATTAAATGGCACTGCCTGTATGGCGTTGGAAGAAATCGTACCGCCAAGAAAACAAATCCTTAGCTCACGCAGCTTTGGCCATCCTGTGCGGGACTTCAACAGTTTGGCGGAGTCCATTACTTTGTACATGAGTAGAGCGGCTGAAAAACTACGTAGTCAACAATCGTTAGCTAACGTTGTTCAAGTTTATATTAGAACCAGTCCGTTTAAGTTGGATGAGCCACAGTATGGCAATGGCATAACAATTCCTTTGCCAACGCCTACCGACGACACTCGGCAATTGGTGAAGATTGCGCTATGGGCGCTTAAGCGTCTTTATCAGCCAAATTTCAACTATGCTAAAGCTGGGGTATGTTTGGGGGAGCTTATCCCGCGTGCCTCAGCACAATTTGATTTGTTTGCATCAGGACAATCATCGAGTCGATCTACCAAGCTCATGAGCACAATGGATTGCATCAATGCCAAAATGGGCAGAGAAAGTATCAAGCTCGCCAGTGAGGGTTTTGCAAGGCCCTGGAAAATGAAACAGGGGAATAAAAGTCCCAACTACACCACGCATTGGGACCAGATTCCTATTGCATCAAAAAATTAA
- a CDS encoding exonuclease domain-containing protein: MLANYVLLDLETTGATPLRDRITEIALIRFQDGIEVDRWQTLVNPQMNIPDFIQGLTGITNEMVEDAPTFEKVAGELLDYLEGAVMCAHNVRFDHGFLKTEFKRIGITLKQKVLCTVKLSRKLYPQYKSHGLSAIIDRHQLVCTQRHRAMGDVEVMAQFIALAKDELGLDALETAVAGLFKHTSLPSGLDEHVMDDIPEGPGVYLFFGENSLPLYIGKSINLRARVMSHFSSDHSSTKEMRISQEIKYIEWVETAGEFGALLLESRLVKERQPIHNRQLRRERQLCSWFLSTNPDESPLLTLVREDHIIPENMAQLFGTFRSKRHATEAIRSIADAHHLCLKTLGLESGKGGCFGAQIKRCKGVCLGKEDVAIHYLRVKQALLSIKFKSWPFEGRIAVKEYSRESQKTELHVFDQWRHIDTLKSEDELYALGDAKQTLAFDLDTYHLLAKHISKSNLEIINI, from the coding sequence ATGTTAGCTAACTACGTATTACTTGACCTTGAAACCACAGGCGCCACGCCACTGAGAGATCGCATTACTGAAATCGCATTAATTCGCTTTCAGGATGGGATTGAAGTTGATCGTTGGCAAACACTCGTGAATCCTCAGATGAACATTCCAGACTTCATTCAAGGATTAACGGGGATTACTAACGAAATGGTTGAAGATGCCCCAACTTTTGAAAAAGTCGCGGGAGAGTTGTTGGATTACTTAGAGGGTGCCGTGATGTGCGCGCACAACGTCAGGTTCGACCATGGCTTTTTAAAGACAGAATTCAAGCGCATTGGCATTACCTTAAAGCAAAAAGTACTTTGCACCGTCAAGCTTTCACGAAAACTTTATCCGCAGTATAAAAGCCATGGCTTGAGTGCAATCATTGATCGGCACCAGCTTGTCTGTACACAGCGGCATCGAGCGATGGGCGATGTGGAAGTAATGGCGCAGTTCATCGCCCTTGCCAAAGATGAGTTGGGCTTAGACGCCTTGGAGACCGCCGTTGCTGGGCTTTTCAAACACACAAGTTTGCCTTCAGGCTTGGATGAGCATGTCATGGATGATATTCCTGAAGGCCCTGGTGTTTATTTGTTCTTTGGTGAAAATAGTTTGCCACTCTATATCGGCAAGAGCATTAATCTCAGAGCGCGAGTGATGTCGCATTTTAGTAGCGATCACAGTTCCACCAAAGAAATGCGAATCAGCCAAGAAATTAAATATATTGAATGGGTAGAAACAGCAGGAGAGTTTGGCGCACTTCTGCTCGAATCTAGATTGGTGAAAGAGCGGCAACCTATTCATAACCGTCAACTCAGACGTGAGCGGCAACTATGCTCTTGGTTTTTATCGACCAACCCAGACGAGTCTCCCTTGCTGACTCTTGTGAGAGAAGATCACATTATTCCTGAAAATATGGCACAGTTATTCGGCACATTTAGATCAAAGCGACACGCCACCGAAGCTATTAGAAGTATTGCCGACGCCCATCATTTATGTCTGAAAACCTTGGGCTTAGAGTCAGGGAAGGGCGGATGTTTTGGTGCACAAATTAAACGTTGCAAAGGGGTTTGTTTGGGTAAAGAAGATGTTGCCATTCACTACCTGAGAGTAAAACAAGCACTATTATCGATCAAATTTAAATCATGGCCTTTTGAAGGGCGAATTGCTGTCAAAGAATACAGCCGTGAGAGTCAAAAAACAGAACTGCATGTGTTTGATCAATGGCGACATATCGACACGTTAAAAAGTGAGGATGAACTGTATGCACTCGGCGACGCAAAACAAACCTTGGCATTTGATTTAGACACCTATCACCTGCTTGCTAAGCACATCTCTAAAAGTAATTTAGAGATTATCAATATTTGA
- a CDS encoding thiol-disulfide oxidoreductase DCC family protein, whose translation MYLASLKTITEKLTIYYDGHCPLCLAEIHFLEHHNHRGLLCFVNLHTLEASSDVNCELAMKTIHGRIGNRLMRGPSVFQEAYKRTDLKFVNYLFSFVWFRFLYAKFYVIFAKYRHPISKAIGPCLLRLSKKRYPGRSKKDAPI comes from the coding sequence ATGTATTTAGCATCTCTAAAAACCATCACCGAAAAACTGACCATTTACTATGATGGTCACTGTCCATTGTGTCTTGCTGAAATTCATTTTCTCGAGCATCACAATCATCGCGGCTTATTATGTTTTGTGAACTTACATACGCTTGAAGCATCCAGCGATGTTAATTGTGAGTTGGCCATGAAAACGATACATGGACGAATTGGGAATAGATTAATGCGCGGCCCTAGCGTTTTTCAAGAGGCTTATAAAAGAACAGATCTTAAGTTCGTGAATTATCTTTTCTCCTTTGTTTGGTTTAGATTCTTGTACGCAAAATTTTATGTCATCTTTGCAAAGTATCGACACCCAATCTCTAAAGCCATTGGCCCTTGCTTGCTTAGGCTGTCGAAAAAAAGATACCCAGGGCGCTCAAAAAAAGACGCCCCGATTTAA
- a CDS encoding OmpA family protein, protein MKKNLMSLAILTALSFASLAASADEAAYKGAWYALPGVSYNWTDSDLKADDGMGGFLRAGKEISQNWDVQFGGSYASVDGNANGKYKQTLLGVDALYMFSREKLRPFLLVGVGYAHNKLDYAVSGGSKDSLMGNVGAGVQYALTENIGLQADLRSVWSQAEVGADSKTVANTVLNVGAIFRFGVPAPVVAEPVVQQVAPQPVLEAPAAEPVVVTKPVCKPVIETITIQSEALFDFDKVTIKGKNNQVLDGVAAKIKEHDDIEFILVTGHTDKIGSDAYNQKLSERRADAVKKYLASHGIKDVRIKSVGKGESEPVVDCAGVKGNKKIIECLAPNRRVVVDATHKQEDGCTAN, encoded by the coding sequence ATGAAAAAGAATTTAATGAGTTTGGCGATTTTGACGGCATTGAGCTTTGCCTCTTTGGCTGCGTCAGCAGATGAAGCCGCCTATAAAGGCGCTTGGTATGCGCTTCCTGGTGTTAGCTACAACTGGACTGACAGTGACTTGAAAGCAGACGATGGTATGGGTGGTTTTCTGCGTGCAGGTAAAGAAATTAGCCAAAACTGGGATGTCCAATTTGGTGGTTCTTATGCCAGCGTTGATGGCAATGCAAACGGAAAATATAAGCAAACTTTGCTAGGCGTTGATGCGCTGTATATGTTCAGCCGTGAAAAATTACGTCCTTTCTTATTAGTGGGTGTTGGTTATGCACACAATAAATTGGATTATGCCGTGTCTGGTGGGTCAAAAGACTCATTGATGGGTAACGTTGGGGCTGGTGTGCAATACGCCTTGACTGAGAACATTGGCTTGCAAGCGGATTTACGTTCAGTCTGGAGCCAAGCTGAGGTAGGTGCCGATAGCAAAACAGTAGCAAATACAGTATTAAATGTCGGCGCTATCTTCCGCTTTGGAGTGCCTGCACCAGTGGTTGCAGAACCTGTCGTGCAACAAGTTGCGCCACAACCCGTCTTAGAGGCCCCTGCAGCTGAACCTGTCGTTGTGACAAAGCCAGTTTGTAAGCCTGTCATTGAAACGATTACTATTCAATCGGAAGCCCTATTTGATTTTGATAAAGTCACGATCAAAGGCAAAAACAACCAGGTGTTAGATGGTGTTGCTGCTAAGATTAAAGAGCACGATGATATTGAGTTTATCCTAGTCACTGGACATACCGATAAGATTGGTTCCGATGCTTACAACCAAAAACTATCAGAGCGACGTGCTGACGCTGTGAAGAAATATTTGGCTTCACATGGCATTAAAGACGTTCGTATTAAGTCGGTTGGTAAAGGTGAGTCAGAGCCGGTTGTTGACTGTGCTGGTGTTAAAGGTAACAAGAAGATCATTGAGTGCTTGGCGCCTAACCGCCGTGTAGTGGTTGATGCAACACATAAGCAAGAAGATGGTTGCACCGCGAACTAA